One genomic segment of Ignavibacteriales bacterium includes these proteins:
- a CDS encoding LacI family DNA-binding transcriptional regulator: MAVTIYDIAKKANVGIGTVSRVLNKNASVSTKTRTRVLQVVSRLNYRPHPYAIGLARQRTNSILFTIPFFATFFYLEILREIQKRLSDLDASIILLGINHPDQIAETLRLNIHRNRVDGIVLCSMKIPDQLAKSTLFKKIPMVLVDTYHKEFDSFAVNNVQGGYTATKHLLDLGHTRIAILNANLRSVPAKERFKGYQMAMMDAHKKLHECLIRKTKSEYLDGFTRENGYEMMKELLKLGSDRPTAVFAASDIQAYGALAAISEMGLRCPEDIALIGFDDLELSGPLGLTSMLQPMSEMGTLTIERLLERMNNHDLSIFHKTFEPTLIVRRTTLPLGRIAKSA, encoded by the coding sequence ATGGCTGTCACCATTTATGATATTGCAAAAAAAGCTAACGTCGGAATAGGGACAGTATCACGCGTGCTCAATAAAAATGCGAGCGTTTCAACGAAAACACGCACTCGCGTTTTGCAAGTAGTCTCAAGATTAAATTATAGACCTCATCCCTATGCTATTGGTCTCGCTCGTCAAAGAACAAATTCAATTCTCTTTACAATTCCATTTTTTGCAACGTTTTTCTATCTAGAAATTCTTCGCGAGATTCAAAAACGTTTATCGGATCTCGATGCCAGTATTATTTTATTAGGCATCAATCATCCTGATCAAATTGCAGAAACGCTTCGCCTTAATATCCATCGTAATCGAGTCGATGGTATTGTGTTATGTTCCATGAAGATTCCGGATCAATTGGCAAAGAGTACGCTATTTAAAAAAATCCCGATGGTGCTTGTAGATACATATCACAAAGAATTTGATTCCTTTGCTGTGAATAATGTACAGGGAGGATACACAGCCACAAAACATCTTCTTGATCTTGGCCATACTCGGATTGCGATATTAAATGCGAATCTCAGGAGCGTTCCTGCAAAAGAGCGGTTTAAGGGATATCAAATGGCAATGATGGATGCTCATAAAAAATTACATGAGTGCCTCATCCGAAAAACGAAATCTGAATATCTTGATGGATTTACCCGAGAGAACGGTTATGAGATGATGAAGGAGTTGCTGAAACTTGGATCAGATAGACCGACAGCGGTATTCGCGGCGAGTGATATTCAGGCATATGGTGCACTTGCGGCAATTTCAGAGATGGGTTTACGCTGTCCGGAGGATATTGCACTTATAGGATTTGATGATTTAGAACTTTCTGGACCGCTTGGATTGACATCCATGCTGCAGCCCATGTCTGAGATGGGAACGTTAACCATCGAGAGATTGCTTGAGCGAATGAATAATCATGATCTTTCTATATTCCATAAAACTTTCGAACCGACATTAATAGTACGCAGAACAACACTTCCTTTGGGAAGAATCGCAAAAAGTGCTTAA
- the malQ gene encoding 4-alpha-glucanotransferase has product MQFARSSGILLHPTSLPGPYGSGDLGISAYQFVDWLSIAGQSLWQMLPLGPAGMANSPYMSLSAFAGSPLLIDLEELVSQGWLVQNELETFTNDSKTRVKYQEVAVFRMNLLWKAAQYFFEHGNEKERQHFGSYCETEKKWLNDYSLFQALNDQYGGKEWIVWDHDLVHRKPSALKQAAERWKAQVHFHKFMQWCFARQWKKLKKYANDRNIKLVGDIPIFVAHHSADVWSNQEAFSLDKDGRPLVVAGVPPDYFSEDGQRWGNPLYRWDVMKRQKYQWWIERFKKTFDLFDILRIDHFRGFEAYWRIPAKEKTARIGKWVKGPGKDLFKAIEKRLGTLPIIAEDLGVMTPEVTALRETFGFPGMKVLQFAFSTDPKDNFLPHVFDKNCVVYTGTHDNDTTIGWYGKATEHERDFVRRYCKTSGNEIHWDLIKLALQSVADIAVIPFQDVLGLGNEGRMNFPGTVDGNWEWRFTWEQLEPWATTRLYELSALYGRCTPERLNLLPS; this is encoded by the coding sequence ATGCAATTTGCTCGTAGTAGTGGAATACTTTTACATCCCACATCATTGCCGGGGCCTTATGGTTCCGGGGATCTTGGTATTTCAGCATATCAATTCGTTGATTGGTTGTCAATTGCAGGTCAATCACTTTGGCAAATGCTTCCGTTGGGACCTGCAGGTATGGCGAATTCCCCATACATGTCGCTCTCTGCTTTTGCGGGAAGTCCCTTGCTCATTGACCTGGAGGAATTGGTATCACAAGGTTGGTTGGTTCAGAACGAACTTGAAACGTTCACGAATGATTCGAAAACCCGTGTGAAATATCAGGAAGTCGCAGTATTTAGAATGAACTTGCTTTGGAAGGCCGCCCAATACTTTTTTGAACATGGGAATGAAAAAGAGCGTCAACACTTTGGTTCTTATTGCGAAACAGAAAAAAAATGGTTGAATGATTATTCGTTGTTCCAGGCGCTGAATGATCAATATGGCGGCAAGGAATGGATCGTTTGGGATCATGATCTTGTGCATCGAAAACCTTCGGCTCTCAAACAAGCAGCAGAAAGATGGAAAGCACAAGTGCATTTTCATAAGTTCATGCAATGGTGCTTTGCACGGCAATGGAAAAAATTAAAGAAATATGCGAACGATCGAAATATCAAACTTGTTGGGGATATCCCGATCTTTGTTGCACATCATAGTGCAGATGTTTGGTCCAATCAGGAGGCATTCTCTCTTGATAAGGACGGGAGACCTCTTGTTGTTGCGGGCGTCCCACCAGATTATTTTAGCGAAGATGGTCAGCGATGGGGCAATCCATTATATCGATGGGATGTTATGAAACGACAAAAATATCAATGGTGGATTGAACGGTTTAAAAAAACGTTTGACCTCTTTGATATCCTCCGCATCGATCACTTCAGAGGATTTGAAGCGTATTGGAGAATTCCGGCGAAGGAAAAAACAGCACGAATTGGGAAATGGGTAAAAGGACCAGGCAAAGATCTCTTCAAAGCGATCGAAAAGAGACTTGGAACATTGCCGATTATTGCCGAAGATCTTGGTGTTATGACACCAGAAGTTACTGCACTTCGGGAAACATTTGGTTTTCCGGGAATGAAAGTGCTACAATTTGCATTCTCAACCGATCCCAAAGATAATTTTCTTCCTCATGTTTTTGACAAGAATTGTGTAGTCTACACCGGCACTCATGATAACGATACAACCATTGGTTGGTATGGAAAGGCTACGGAACATGAGCGCGATTTTGTCAGGCGGTACTGCAAAACGAGCGGAAACGAAATCCATTGGGATCTCATAAAACTGGCATTGCAATCCGTTGCAGATATTGCAGTGATACCATTCCAAGATGTCCTTGGTCTGGGCAATGAGGGAAGAATGAACTTTCCAGGCACAGTCGATGGAAATTGGGAATGGCGTTTTACATGGGAACAACTAGAACCATGGGCAACAACCAGGTTATACGAACTGTCCGCATTATATGGGAGGTGTACACCTGAGAGATTGAATCTTCTCCCATCATAA
- a CDS encoding B12-binding domain-containing radical SAM protein, which translates to MNILLVNPKFPDTFWSFKHALKFVSKRTTFPPLGLLTVASLLPHSWNKRLVDMNVQDLREIELRWADLVFLGSMSIQLKSARAVIERCKTMGKKIVAGGPLFTSFPDEFKDVDYLVLNEAELTLPQFLADIRNRDACHIYQTDQWADVTTTPVPLWNLINSKYYSSMNIQYSRGCPYDCEFCDITVLYGRVPRTKTKEQMLLELEAMYSTGWRGDVFIVDDNFIGNKALLKKEILPAMIHWMEQRKYPFALNTEASINLSDDEELMDLMVRAGFNAVFVGIESPNEESLIECKKSPNRNRNLVESVKKLQHKGLQVQGGFIVGFDSDPSSIFQKLVEFIQESGIVTAMVGLLNAPIGTRLYKRMLKEGRLLKAMSGDNTDFSMNFIPKMNYDFLVNGYRSILENIYSSKQYYARVKEFLRTYNPPKVKVPLVQADHFKALLRSVIILGIIDKERVQYWRLFFWSLFTRPRMFPLAITFTIYGYHYRKILEYYVAG; encoded by the coding sequence ATGAACATTCTCCTCGTCAACCCAAAATTTCCTGATACGTTCTGGAGTTTCAAGCATGCACTCAAGTTTGTCTCCAAGCGTACAACCTTTCCGCCGCTCGGACTGCTGACCGTAGCATCACTGCTGCCTCATTCATGGAACAAGCGTTTGGTTGATATGAATGTGCAAGACTTACGAGAAATTGAATTGAGATGGGCTGACCTCGTTTTCCTTGGCAGTATGTCGATTCAATTGAAATCAGCGCGAGCTGTCATTGAGCGATGTAAAACAATGGGTAAAAAGATTGTCGCCGGCGGACCGTTGTTCACATCATTCCCCGACGAATTCAAGGATGTCGATTATCTTGTCCTCAATGAAGCAGAGTTGACCCTGCCACAATTTCTCGCGGATATAAGAAATCGTGATGCTTGCCATATTTACCAGACCGATCAATGGGCAGATGTTACAACAACTCCTGTTCCTTTGTGGAATCTCATCAATTCGAAGTATTACTCATCCATGAATATTCAATACTCACGCGGCTGCCCGTACGATTGCGAATTCTGCGACATTACAGTTCTGTACGGACGCGTACCGAGAACAAAAACAAAGGAACAGATGCTTTTGGAATTAGAAGCTATGTACTCTACCGGCTGGAGAGGCGATGTTTTCATTGTTGACGACAACTTCATCGGCAATAAGGCATTGCTGAAGAAAGAAATTCTGCCCGCAATGATACATTGGATGGAACAAAGAAAGTATCCGTTTGCTCTCAACACAGAAGCTTCCATCAATCTCTCCGACGATGAAGAGTTGATGGATTTGATGGTGAGAGCAGGGTTCAATGCGGTATTCGTCGGTATCGAATCACCGAATGAAGAAAGTTTAATTGAGTGTAAAAAGAGCCCGAATAGAAACCGCAATCTTGTCGAATCGGTGAAGAAACTTCAACACAAAGGACTGCAAGTGCAGGGTGGATTTATCGTCGGATTTGATAGCGATCCGAGTTCAATCTTTCAGAAGTTAGTCGAGTTCATTCAAGAGAGCGGCATCGTTACTGCAATGGTCGGATTGCTGAATGCACCAATAGGTACAAGACTCTATAAACGGATGCTGAAAGAAGGACGATTGCTTAAAGCAATGTCAGGTGATAATACAGATTTCTCAATGAATTTTATTCCTAAGATGAACTATGATTTTCTCGTCAATGGATATCGATCGATTCTGGAAAATATTTATTCGTCAAAACAATATTACGCCCGCGTCAAAGAGTTCCTTCGGACGTATAATCCTCCGAAAGTTAAAGTTCCGTTAGTACAAGCAGACCACTTCAAGGCGCTCTTGCGATCTGTGATTATACTCGGTATTATCGATAAGGAACGCGTGCAGTACTGGAGGTTATTTTTCTGGTCACTCTTCACACGTCCGCGCATGTTTCCACTTGCAATCACCTTCACAATTTACGGATACCATTACAGAAAAATTTTGGAATATTACGTAGCAGGATAA